In Rosa rugosa chromosome 4, drRosRugo1.1, whole genome shotgun sequence, the genomic stretch AAGTACTATGACCTAGATTTTGTATACGATCtatcatcatctccaaaagGCATGACTGAATATAGTTCCTTATAAAGTCTAAACTTCGATATGGAAGCTACGCCCAAATTTGATTTGAGATTGAGATTCATGCTTCTTTCTAAGAGCTCTCACCTTTTCGGAACTCTTTGCAAAATAGCACAGAATTGACTTTGGTTGAAGTTTTTCTGTTGTTTTAAAATCTTAGATGGTGTGTTTTCAGCAATGTACATGGAAAAATTGCTGATGGCAGATTGAAATCTTTTCAAAAGCGCTTTCCATCTGATTTAAATCAGAATACTCGGTAATTCTGCTTGGtcatattgattaatttggtgaagatgttcttctttcttctcccaAGTTTGTTTTGCATCAGATCAAAagaaagttatggtcatgaATTTATCACCTTTCATATCCATTATGATGAAAATCAATTATTTCGTAACACTTATTACTGTCAATTATCTGATGATATCATGGTTTGAGATTAGAGGAATGAGATGTTGCCCAACATGATAAATCTACCTGAGTCTTTACATTATTTTGCATCATCACTTTTGTTAGACAATTGAGTTCTTGTTACTTGAATTTGAACCCTTTATTTTGGCCAATACTTGAAGCTCAATTCAAGCTACTTGAAGCCTTGAAGGTGTTCATCAGCCATGGGTTGCTGACTGCCACATGTTTTCTGATATATAAAGACTAAAGAGATCACTTTTCGTTGTTTGTGTTCCCTACTATCTTTATAACAACACCCTTTTCTTCCAAAATAATTGACAAGTTACACCCTCATTTCTGCACGTCTTCAGTTTCTGGACAAATCAATGATTCTCACAACCCTCTTTGGTTGGTGAAACTGGGAAGAAAGATAATTCACTCAAATTTAAGTTGTAGGATAAACAATAATGTGAAATCCCATTTATccatcgtcttcttcttcttcttcttgttttttttttttttttttcattaaacatTTTTCAGGAGTATTTGTTACTCCTCCTCATCTACAGCTTTTAAGACTGATATTATCTAGATTTTTGTGGGTTCTAAATCACAGTGAATTGTCTTTTCCATCTTAAATGATTGTCTGAGCAATCAGGTCCAACCCAATAGAACACTTGGTGACAAGTCTACTCCTGTGCTTGCTTCCAAAGATTTCTTGAATAATTCATTGTAcagtttttccttctttttgtttttgttttttccccCTTCATATTTCATGCATCAATCAAATTATCAAAATGATTTTGACATTATATCGTGCAAATTAGtgtttttgaaatttcaatttGAATCGATTGGACCATGGTTGATTTATTTGATTAATTTCAATACTATCTATTTTTCATTACTCATATTCAGGATTTTCTGCTATATGTTTTGTGTAAATGATCGTTTAAATAATGAAAATCGACATTACTTAGTGGATAACAGATGTCTCATGACACATTATTCATTATTCATTATTCATCAGAGACCTACAGTATACtactctatttttctttttatttgtgCCACTTTTAAATCTCATAAACTGTCACTAAAAATCTTAAATCCTGCAAATTGTTGGTCTTGTACTGCATATGAATTGATTGTCAAACCTCTTGCTTAATTTAATACGCAGCTGACTAGCCATCTAACAATTTTTCCTTTCTGGGGGAATAATGCTTCCCACATTGTAATTTCTTTAGTAATAGGTGATATGACACTCACCAGTGTCAGTAGTAAAATTCTAGGCGCACATGACACAGTAAATGCTGTAAGACAAGTGGTTTCTAGTTGAGCATAATACATAGGATAAGTTATTCTTTTAAGGTTCTGAGTTTCTGAccaaaaaacaataataaagaAGTTTCTTAaatataggaaaaaaaaattaagtggcTAAATTATTTCAATGTGCTCTTTGGACTTTGGTGCATCTTTTTCTTCATAGAGATTAATCTTTTCCCAAAATTTTGGTTACCAAACATGAaatattatttttcatttttatatgTCTAATCAGAAAATCCAAGAAGATCCTAAAGTTGCGTTGATTATATAATATGATGTTCATTGTTATGGACATCATTTGCAAAAGTAGGCCAGATTGATTTGATATTTGCATTTAGGGTGCCTTTTGAATAATTAAACTACAAAAATACTTAGAATAGTGAATATGCACATAGGTGGCAATTGTAAAGATTAATGTATGCGAGATTCATGTGTATTTGCATACCTGAGCCTCACATACATCTCCGTAATTATTGATGTAATTGTCCCTAGATTCCATTAGAGTaaataagggaaaaattcaccaacggtgtctggacacttaagggactttcagaatgatacatgaacttaaaaagttatcaatgtgatacctggactcattttttcatatcaacgtcgtacctatgaccaatttccgtaacggctccgtgacggaaattggccgtaggtatcacattgatacgaaaacatgagtccaggtatcacattgataactttgtaagttcaggtatcattctgaaagtccctaagtgtccagacaccgttggtgaatttttcccaattttgcacgtgcgatgcacgtgagtcacttaatgaagacaaaaggactgatttaccctcaaattctttctttctttttttctttattcttctttctttctttctttctttcttcttcttcttttctggtttcttcttcccctgatttgaatcatcaagattcaaatcatcttgctcgtccgattcccaccgccgatcgccgatcaaacaccgccgctgcgtctcaatccaccttcatgcaccacagatgtttctggttcccccaacttcaaatcctatagcaaattgaaattgtgcattgaggcttcaccgctcactccgagttcatccccgccgccaatgacttgaccaccaccactctcgttctctcctccgacccccctTTATAcaccgctgctacccaccattgtgcctcgccgattagtagacaaagaactcggagcctccactatcgagaaattgaggctcacgttctacgtgtcctgcgcggcggatatcggcatcgtcggagaaaatgttgtatgaacataaatttagtttgggtttcACGGTGGCAGTtagtcgagctcgttgattgcggccttggctttcttgattagccaatcgacgaccttgctaggctggtcgtatccaagccggtcctgcatgtcatagaattgaatggcggtgtgggcgacgagcctgaagctgcggtccctggggcctttggttgtgcaaaccttgctgtggcggtccttccggccggtggcccttagaatgtggccttgaacctccacgatttcgctagcggtggaggaagaagcagtccttatccccaaacccaatcgagaagcagcggaggacgacgttgttgtgcggtggtggaggttgttgtggtcaagtcattggcgacggcggcggggatgaactcggagtgagcggtgaagcctcaatgcacaatttcaatttgctataggatttgaagttgggggaaccataaacatctgtggtgcatgaaggtggattgagacgcagcagcggtgtttgatcggcgatcggctgtgggaatcggacgagcaagatgatttgaatcttgatgattcaaatcaggggaagaagaaaccagaaaagaagaagaagaaagaaagaacgaaagaaagaagaataaagaaaaaaaagaaaaaaagaatttgagggtaaatcagtCATTTTgacttcattaagtgactcacgtgcatcgcacgtgcaaaattgggaaaaattcaccaacggtgtctggacacttagggactttcagaatgatacctgaacttacaaagttatcaatgtgatagctggactcattttttcgtatcaatgtgatacctacggccaatttctgtcacggagccgttacggaaattggtcataggtacgatgttgatacgaaaaaatgagtccaggtatcacattgataactttgtaagttcaggtatcattctgaaagtcccctaagtgtccagacaccgttagTGAATTTTTCCCGAGTAAATAATACTAAGTAACTGACCTTAAGTAACTTAGAGCTTAGGAAGAATCAAATTTTGTTCAAGTAACATTCCCTTAATAAATGTTAGGCTGGCCGATAAGTCATTATCTATCACAGTACTACTATTACCTCTGTAACTCTGACAATGATTGTCAATTGGTCACCATTTTTCCCTTCAATTTTTAATGGATGATTAGGATATAGCATTCACAAAGTTCCAAGTCCACAGCACACTTTATCACCAAAGCTGCAGACCCCATTAGCCCCACGGTCTAATATAGACATTCAGTCAAACAGAACCAAAGCACAACCAGGTCACCCTGACACTAAAATTAAATACCCTTAAtttcacaaaaataaataaaaagaataaatcaCTGACAAAAGAAACATAAGAATTATATAAATTCCTGCAATCATATAAATACTTTTTTCAATGTTCCATATTTTCTCTTTTCCTAAACCAATAAAACTcccaaaacataaaaacaaactaTATCTCTCACAAACAACACCAGCTTATAAACTTTTTTCCCCATTTTGTTCTTCCTTCCCCTCCTTTTTCCCTACTCAGTCTCTTGCTGTTAAGAAGTCTAATATTTAACAGCTGGAGAGGTTCTTCTTCATCCCAAAAGCATGAGACATATTGATTCCATTCTCCATCCTCAGCCCATGACCTAACTTATTCAATTCCttcctctctctcatcttttgTTCTCAGTTCACCCCCATTTTTGATTTCGGAACtctgtctttgtttttttttcctcctctttGACCAATCTCCTCatcaacacaacaacaacatcaatCTACTTAATGGAAACCCTAAACCCCATAGTTTGGCTGCTTCTATAACTCCACTTCATAGGGTCTGTTTAGCTTCCTTCTTTTGGTGTCTGAGCCATTATGAAAAGAATTTGCACATGACCCAACTGTGGTGTGATCATCACTTTTATAGCTGAAGCATGCAACATCCAACACCCCAATGGGGCTTTGTGGCACAGACTGCACTGAACCACTACCATTCTTGAAGGCCCCACTCATTAATCCAACATCTTGAATCAAATTTACACACTTTACCACTCTCTCCtgcaaaaaccaaaaccaaaaacaaattagagagattattcagagcaccgccgtgcatTTGCACCAATATAAATGAagggttagattgcattaaatacactttttgtttattaaaaataaagttgataataaatatcaagggttgagattattttataagggttgggtcacttgcaccgtcggtgcatagaataatttccaaacAAATTAATGTATTCGTAATCATGTTTGATGTTTGTATGTGATTGTATAAATTTGTAATCAACACCAAAATGATAAGAGCAAAAGCCAAAGTCATCAATGATTTATGTACCTTTTCTAAGTCGACATGTTGGATGAGCACAGAGATTGCTTTCTCAGTGTCATCTAATGCTTTGCCTTCTCCTGCTACAGATATAGCCACTGCTGCTGCGACCTCTGATGGTTTAAATTCCAAGAAGTCAATTCCTGCATTGAATTCCCACCCACCACAAACATCAGCCCCTCTTTCATAATTGGTACAACAATTTCTTTATCTCACCAATAATTTTATAACATTCTAGCAAAATGGGAAACTGGGTACTACAATTTCATTACTTCACTAAAAGAAATTCTAACATTTTAGCAAGAAGGAAAAATTGGGTACCCTTGGTTGTGCTCAATATGAGTTGAACTGctctaaagattgaagctttaaGTGGGATTTTGTCCTCATTGAGCTTGACTAGGAAGGAATCTATGAATGAGATTGGAGTAACTGCTTGCATTCTCCATCTCAATGTGCTCAAGACCAGTAGCTCCATTCTTTGAATAGTTCTAGCCTCAAATACATATTTTGACTCGGCCACCTGTTGAAAGCTTAAATCTTTAGGACTCAAAACAACTAAATCAGAAAGTTTAAGAAAGATCAAATGAAATTGAGACCAAGCCTAACCTGTAAATCAAGAGAGAGTGGGACATCAATCTCGTCCATTTTGGCTGCGAGGGACAAACATGCCACAGCCAACAATTGCATAGTCCAAGCTTTGCCATTCTGCATATTGGTTTAGGCAGAAAACAATAGATGCAATCAGCAATGGACTTTGCTGTTATAAAACACTAAATGCACTAAGTCAGTCCTCTTCTTCCCCACTTACAGGTATTTCATAGGCCGAAAGGAAGCGATCCAAGTAGCTTACAGATAGATATTGACACAGAGGTCCAAAGCTGAAATGGGAATTTGCCTGTCGAACAATGTAACCAATTCATCAATAACTTGTAATCAAACAAAAGATTGAGTAGAGACGGTCCAtaagaaaacagaagaaaataaaagcCAATGCGAAGTTAAGTCAGAATTTGCTAGCTGAGTGACTCTGCTCCTTGGCATTTACAGCTTAGAACAGGGTAAAGTGTAAAaccacaaaacacatatcaaaTATCCAACTGGCTTTGGCCCCAAAAGCAAAACAGAAAAGATTCTCCAGCAAACCAAAATAAGATTATGGGATTACATAATGAGATGTCCAAACAAAAGACAAATCCAACCCATTACCATCAAACACCTTACACCCTAAAACACAAGAACATATAATTTTAGATTCTTCTGCAAAATAGCCTCTAATTTCTTTGAATCCCAAAAACAGagtaaagatcaaaactttttCTGATCGATGATAATACTCATCATATAACTCATGAATGAAAGAAATGCATGATTCAACAACCATTTAAAatcaaccaaaaaataaaaaaaaacccaccTTTTGAATCCAATCAACAGCCTCATTTCTAGCCCCAAGGTCCAAATCCCCACTGTGCAATCTCTTCAAGTAATCAACACGAGGCAAGTGGTGTGATTCCTTTTCAATAATAGAAGCCAAATACTCATCACTACTCTGCAATGGCAGcccatcttcttcatcattatCAAAGCCCCGGTTTTGATTATTGTTTCTGTGACGATTCCAAGTAACCTCCTCAGACTCAACCTCAACCCTCAAAGACCCAAAATCATTATCATCAAAAAGGTTGTCTTCTGCGCAAAGCAGGCTTGAAACCGCACAGTCAAAACTGGGTGCCATTGCAACAAGAACAAAAgggacacaaaaaaaaaactctctctttctttctctctctcacttaggATTAAGAAAATCTCATTCACTATGAAACCAAGACACAAAAAGACTCAAACTTTGAGTTGGGTTTTATCTGTATATTTAGTCTGTGTTCATGAGAGTGCATACAGATGATAAAGATTGAACCTTGTAATCAAATAAAGAATCAATAGGGGAAGAAAGAACAATGGATATGATGCAAGGCCAAAACCCCAAAATGAAGAGAACCCAATAGGACTATTTCAGACCCCTCTCTTCTCCTCTCTGGTCTCTgtcactctctctgtctctctgtctTAAAGCCTGGGCTGAAAAGACTGCTGCTTGAGAGGTGCTTATGAAGAAAATGAGTGGCTCTTTTTTAGGGTAAagagagtagagagagagagtagagagTAGAGAGTagagagtagagagagagaagggcaCAATGCAATACGGAATCAGGACTCAGGAAGAACGGGATTTGGGATTTGACAAAGGAAAGAGTAATCGCAAAAATTGCAAGATTTTGTTGTGATAGATGTATTGATTTGTCAAGGAGTGAATATGCCTTAAAAGGTGTGCGTGGGAAGAAGGATTTAATGAATTTTTCATGGCAATATTGAATCCATTAATAAATTTGCTTAACCACCACCGCATGCTATCTTTGTAATGCTACctactctgttttttttttcttttctctctttttttgggTAATATACTCTGTTTTTATTTCCGTCATTTAATTTTGCTGCCTGGTAAATGTCAATTGTGGGAGCATGTGTATGGAATCAATCAATCATATCCAACTACATTAAAACAAAACCCGTTCTTTCTTATTATGATATTCGTTTTGGATTGCAATATACAATGTCGCCCTCTTTTGAGTGAGATTATAAAACATCTCTCActaaactctttttttttggcTCATGTTGTTTCACTAAATGATTATCATAATGGTTTTTctattaatattaatattcaGATCATGATGTATATtagtatatatatctatactattattaagagaagagggtttgttagccaaaatctagaattctgacagaaatgaccctagaagattaataaactttgagaattaattaaatcagaaggataattaagacatttacaaaatatatttttattaaaaaaataaacaaaaaaagtatcaacaatccacttttctctccccatCATCTTTTCTATGCAATAACtaactattttcttttttattttctaaaaaaataataataataacttgcacatgcagagcatgtgtgagGAAATGCTAGTTATTATTGCTATAAGAGAAATTTCTTTGTTTGTAAAAAATACTATAAAAAATATTCAGAAATTCTGCATTTCTTTTCGAATGATAACATATAATTTCGGGGGAGTAATATGGGTGAAATTACTAGGATAGAATTGTAAATAAGATTGTCAAACGGTCATGAGACTGTCTCTTTGTCTCATGCTAACGTGTGTACCCGGTTACGAGGTAACTGATTGTTGAAACTAACCGTTTcatatataaaattaaaataatgacTGTTTTTCTGACACAATCTTTCTGTTACAACTTATAACAAGATAACCTTATTTTTACTTTCTTACCTTGTTTTCCATTTGTTGACCGTATTGAAATATCTAAATCAAACATTTTAGTTTTATCTGAGAGTTTAAGCCaaccttgatttttttttttatgagtaaAAAAAAACGGTTCATTGTATTAATGAAAACAACCAAAACGGTTGGAATTGGACATACACTAGTTCATGACATGACATACACCTACATTGATATACAACTACTCCATAAGCACTAAAGCACAAAGTCTAAAACTAACAAAAGAACTTCGCCTTCAAAGAATAATATAGACTGTTACATACTCTCATCGAGcacacaattgtggtttgaaaaGTAAGCAACACTTCTAAGAATACTCACAGAACATCTCCAGCTAGGATAGACTAAAAAACCGTGACATAAGCTAAGCAAGAACAATCTCTTTCCCAGTGGGGTTGGAGTTCTCAGAGTCACTATGAAAGCTGAATGAAAGCTCCCctacctttttcttcttctgcgcAGCAGTCTTCTTGTTCTTGGGCAACCCTTTCACCTTCACATGAGTTATCTTTACAATAGAGGCCTTATGGCCTTCCCCTCTTCTTAGGAACCAGTTGGGGAACAATAACCATCTCCAAACCCCGGCCATACTCATAACATCAAAATTATCGCCAAGCTCAGGCTTAGTTTCTTAGGAGAAGATTCAAGCACATCCTCTCGTTGTCTTCTCTGGCCACTTAAACGTGGAGGGGATGCACCTTCCTCCAATTTTCTGATAATAACCTATTTACAAGCTTTGGGCATAGCAAAGCTATTTACAAGCTAATTTACCCATAGTTAGTTTGTTCACTTAAGAGACAGTTTTAAGAAAATGTGAGGGACCAGTGCATCTCAAtcacatgtattaaatttaaaacttgaaattataataatttaaaactgcgcatttgtttttttttttttgaaaagctgTGCATTTGTTTTTAGCTATTAGATTTGTTTGTCCCTCACAATTTTTTAAAAACTATCCCTTAAGGtcacgtttggttcgcggaaaggaaGCATCAGGAAATGAACaagtttcctttcctttcttgtgtttgggatgcaaaaggaaaggaaatcgtTTCCTGAAGGAATgaaaaataagggggaaagtggttccttccaaatctcaaatgaatcactttccCCCAATTCCCcccttctttccttgcatttataactcaaaatatattattttattatattatttacaaactttttaacaaatTTCCTATAACtttccttacgttaccaaacatcggaatggaaagttgttggtaaatttcatttcccttctcATGAGAATGACAAATGAATTACTTtcatttccgtgaaccaaacgagactTAAGTGAACACCCCTTGACATTTTGTCCATTTAATAAATTAAATAGTTTGCTGATTAGTCCCCGCTGATGACATTGCTTTTAGATTTCATAGTTATGGTTTATGAGGTTTTCATTTATATACTCTGTATTTTCTATTAgaaggaaaacaaaaactaagacCTAGACATCGAAGTTGCTGAATATATTAAACGTAATGATAAATCATTATCAAGTACAGAGTTCCTAACATAAACCTTGGCTCTAGCACTAGAATAAGATAGAATGTCACATTCATAACCAATGCCCACTGTCCACTGCCAAACAAGCTTATCTATTTAATCCCTCTATTTTCTTTAAAAAACCAAagaatttttatatttttttaggacaaaaaaaccaaataaatATTCTTGCACATAACCCACTAATTTTCTAGTTTAAGCAAAAACATTTACAGATAATCCACCATTGATTTAGCCTTAACCTAATGTATACCCGCAAGTAACACATGCATGTATCATGTATTTATCAAAAGTTGTGGTGGAGGAAATTAAAGGGTTGTCTTTATAGTGCGCAAAAAATCCCAAAAAGAGATGaactttatctttttttttttcacttttagGAGCGTTTATATACCTCCTTTTTGGATGTGACAAATGAAATCCAAAGTACAAAATTTTTCCATAACATTCAGCAATGACTGTTGTTTACCCTACTAGATTAGGACACTTAATTAGAGAGAGGATAGTTTATAGCTTTAGATTCTCTATAGCAATATGAATAATGAGCATGACGTTCCATAATGGAAATGACAACCTCAGTCAATACACATTATATCTTTTTTCCTTGAGAATGCTGTTGATTATTTACTAAGTTTAAATTTTGGGGGACATGAATCATGGAAATTACTACTTTAAAGGGTTAGAATTGCTAGTGATCCATTTCCTAAGGTCCAAAACCCAGATGCTCCTCGACTAGGCTTTACCtagtttgaaaattgaaacttgGAATTTAAGCTTTCTTTTTGCAGGTTGAATGCAGATTGATTCTTATTTATATATACTGGTCATTTATTAATGATGGGATTTGGTCATCCAATGCAAGATCACAGTAGTAAAAACTAAGCACAAGAAGTTGTTAAATTAGCTTTGCAGTCAAACAAAGCTTGTACTTAGCATGTCACTTCAAACTTGTACTTCGGTAAATTTTTTCCACCATGCATCTTATTCCATAGGGCATGACTAAgacaccctaaaccctaaaccctttgAATGGGATCCTATTTGTTTGATGACTTTGATCATTTTGACCATATAGAAACAATCATTTTTAACAATGACCATGACCATGACCATCACAGTGGTAAACTGTTAGTTGGGTTTGACCACATATTAGAGTACAAGGTAACATGTTAAACAATTTTAACCTTGGATGCTTGTTCCTTGGATTCAATATTAAGACATGCTCAAATAATATAGATCCAAAAAAGGAACTTTAGCACAAATTTCTAACCCTTTTTCCTTCTGCATTCTTTGAAATGCTTCTTTTTCTAATACTCTCTGGAATTCACCTTTCCTCTTTTGCAGTTTCACAtttaaaaaatttcttctttaattaaaaCCCAAATATTAAACACTTGGAAATGTCAGATTTGTGCTAACTTCAAAGACTATATCCCCACTTTATTTTCCAGAATATAGAGGATAGTGAGGCCCCTCCTCCTATCTAAGACTTTTCCTTTTGGTATGAATCTTAAAGAGAGTCTTACCTGTTTGAGATCTGAGCTCTACAGTGTGTCACTAATATATCACACCCACTACACAATTGTTTAACTCATCCATTCGCAGATTGTTCTCTTTTTCATTACTAGAGGCCATTGGCTGATGTGGAGTCGTAGGATGAAATTCAATTAGACCAGTCAATTCATTGAACTTTAATTTGAAGTTGATACTTTCACTAGGGGATGAAATCAGGGTTTCTATGAGTCAGGGCTAAACTTACTAATAAGTAGGAATCTGAGTCAATCCAATCGAACAATAGTCTAGATGGTCTATTGATATCAAATGAGGGATTATAAAtcaataaaactcaataaataAGTAGATTCGATGGGTTAATATAACTATATTTATCACCATTTGGATATTTTCCCTTTCTCTAAACAACTTAAATCGATGAAATTAGTTTTTTAACTCTTCAAGAATGCATGAACAAATTACAAGAAATTTTTTATGATCAATCATTTATGAATATTCAATGTTCTCTATCTCTAATTTATGCTCCAACACAAAAAAATTGTTCATTTGAATCACGCTCGATGACAACCATATATAATCAAGCTGTTCTTTTGTTAACCATTAACAAGGAAGCAGTCATCAGCTGCATCATTGGCTAAAAATTGGATTAAAAATGACGTTGCAAGCTATCTAGCAATTAAACTAAACCTAGCTAATCCTTGAGATTCACCACTTCATTAGTTAAAACATCTTTGACCTATCTAAAGCAACTATAAGGGATTTACTAATAAGACCAAATCGTGTTAGAGATACTAAATAActcctttccaaaaaaaaaaaaaaactcatatatAATCAATCAACATGGTAGTGTTTTTTTCAAGTTGTACTAGCAACTTAAAAACACACACAACTCAAATTGGGGTTGAGCCATTATCCAAATCCACACAATGCAAAAGAACCAAAAACCTAAAAAAACTCGTACGAACTAAATCACTAGCATCACCAAGAACTGCTCAACTGTGGAACTCACATATTTTAACTGATAAGATATtgcaaaacaaataatttatctTATTGGTAAATTAAAtataagttttttatttttattttattttgagaagATAAGGAAGGAAATAAACAACGACAACGAAAAACCCATAACTACACCACTACTAAACTGATCTAAACCAAACCACTGCAAGtagcctagtggttcttgcctagttgggtgtgctccccaatcTAGATTCGAActccgaagctgtcaaagtggtcagacactgtgctgcaatgcacagttggagcatttcacatgcccCGAATGAGGTTTATCTTGGGCTTAGGAAGTTTTTGGGTTtccttgacaaaaaaaaaaaaaaaactga encodes the following:
- the LOC133706620 gene encoding cyclin-D3-1-like yields the protein MAPSFDCAVSSLLCAEDNLFDDNDFGSLRVEVESEEVTWNRHRNNNQNRGFDNDEEDGLPLQSSDEYLASIIEKESHHLPRVDYLKRLHSGDLDLGARNEAVDWIQKANSHFSFGPLCQYLSVSYLDRFLSAYEIPNGKAWTMQLLAVACLSLAAKMDEIDVPLSLDLQVAESKYVFEARTIQRMELLVLSTLRWRMQAVTPISFIDSFLVKLNEDKIPLKASIFRAVQLILSTTKGIDFLEFKPSEVAAAVAISVAGEGKALDDTEKAISVLIQHVDLEKERVVKCVNLIQDVGLMSGAFKNGSGSVQSVPQSPIGVLDVACFSYKSDDHTTVGSCANSFHNGSDTKRRKLNRPYEVEL